The stretch of DNA ATGAAGTAAGAACAGGAGGCATGATGAAAAAAGACAAGAAGGGTTGGTTGAAATGGACTGGGATATCCGTCCTGCTCCTGGGCGTGATGATCACAGCCGTCTTGGCATCGAAGGGGCTGGCGGAAACCGTACACAGCGGAATCGGGCCGATTGAAACACTGATACTGAAAGAATCAGAGAACCAAACCAGCTGGTCCACAAGTATTGGCACCCTGACAGATGGCTATTCTGTGGCGCTGGACGGTACAAAGCCCTTTTACAAGTACCTGGATGTGGAAACTCTGATTGCCAACCCCGCATTAAAGGTTGGAACCTACGATTTTTATTTTGACCACCTGCGCGTCCCGGATGGCTACTGGGCCTACTGGGCAGCTAAAGGGGTGGATGAAAATGCAACGGGTGACTGGCAAGCCGTCATGTGGGATATTCTCAATGGCCGCACACCGATGTTCTATCTGGAGGTCAGTGCAGGTGGGAGTGAGTTTCATTTGCTTGATGGGCTCCTCAAAGAAGCTTTTGGTGACAGCATCCCCTTGCGGGTGAGCCAGGATTATCCTCTGGCGACCTATCATTATGGCGGTTGGGTCACCGATGCCAATGACGATGAAACTTATATCAATGTGCAGATGACCTTCACCAAAGAAGCCGAGGTCTCTCTCCGGGTTGAATCTCCAGACACCTGGACGATCGACGGCTGTGGCTACCTGGACGTGTACATCCATCTGGCAAACATGCACGACCTGTACGCGCTGGATATAGCGCTTGCATTCGACCCGGACATCTTAGAAGTGGTGGATTTGATTTTAGATGATCCTTTAGACCCCTTTTCAGAAGGCATCAACCTTGAGCCCGTGGCGGGCTGGTTTGATGCCGGCTACTGGGCTGTCAACAAAGCGGATAACACAGCCGGCACAATTCAGTATGCTACCACGCAGAAGCGCCCGGCTGAACCGGTCAGCGGAGCTGGCGATGTGGCCAAAATCCGATTCCGAGCGAAGGCGCTGGCGGTTGACACACCCGTCGCGATCGAAAAGGCCGAGTTCTCCGATCGTGATAGCTTCCTCGTCGGTCGGCCGGTAGTGTTCACAGACCCGGCAGCCGAGATCACCACGACCTTCAGCACGGACGCCGGTCTGGATCTGGATATTATCCGATTGGACGCGTCCACCGTGCAGCTCCAGTGGCCAAAACCCGCTGTAAATTCCGGGATTGAGGGTTATGTGCTTCATAAATCAAAATTGCCCTATTTTGAGCTTGGAGAAGCAGATTTTGAAATCACAACCGGTTTTGATGAGACGGGTGACCCGATCACCTACGATGATGAGGTTTTGGGCGATGTGATCGACAATTGGTTTTACGCCCTGCAGCTCACCTGCGAAAATGATTTCGCAAGCCCGCTCAGCTGGCAGGTCGGCAAGTTTGAGTTCGAGCTGTTTGAGACGCCGACGACGGATTTTTCAATGATCGGACTGATTTTTGATAACCCGAATCTTGTTAAAGCCCAGGATCTCGGTAATCACATCGAGAACAACCTGTACACAGGCTCGGTCGATGTATTAACCATAAGTACCTGGAACCCGGTGGCTCAGACTTTCACTTCATATGTGTATACAACAATTGCCCCCGGCTTTGACATCTTCAGCAAACAAGCCTATCGAGTGGAAATTGACATAGATGGAGTTACATCCGGAAGCGTGATCTGGGCGCAGGTGGGTAAATTGCCGGAGATCACCCCGGATACTTACACCCTCTATCAAACAGCGACTACGGATTTCAACTGGATCCTGCAGCCTCTGGATATGGTTTCCATTACCAATACCACCCAACTGGCTGAGGCGATCGAAGCCAGTGCCAGTGGTGAGGTTGAGGTGTTATCCATTGCGCTTTGGAACCCTGTAGCTCAATCATTGACCAGTTATATCCGACCCCATTCTTCAACCACCCGCTTTGGTTACCCTTACCGGGTGGAAGTTAAGATTAAGGACGGACATTCCGTGGTCTGGCCGGTAGATTAGGTGATAGATGGTCAATCAATTTCGCAAGAGTTCAGGTAAAAAGGAGTTTGAACCAATGAATAAGAAATTTTTCTTCTCGTTAATTTTGGCTTGTGTATTAACCACAGCAGTGGTTTTCCAGGTGATCGCAGGTGCGGTCTTCGATTATGGCACGCTGGCAGGAAAGGCAGAGGGCGACCCGCCACCGCCAGAAGGCACCGTGAATTGGGTAGCTTGGTGGGATGAAGATAACGGAATTCCATATGAGATATTAACCGAAGATAATACCAACTGTATAGATGGTGAAGATCTTGGGTACTCAAAGGTAATCATCC from Brevefilum fermentans encodes:
- a CDS encoding cohesin domain-containing protein, which codes for MKKDKKGWLKWTGISVLLLGVMITAVLASKGLAETVHSGIGPIETLILKESENQTSWSTSIGTLTDGYSVALDGTKPFYKYLDVETLIANPALKVGTYDFYFDHLRVPDGYWAYWAAKGVDENATGDWQAVMWDILNGRTPMFYLEVSAGGSEFHLLDGLLKEAFGDSIPLRVSQDYPLATYHYGGWVTDANDDETYINVQMTFTKEAEVSLRVESPDTWTIDGCGYLDVYIHLANMHDLYALDIALAFDPDILEVVDLILDDPLDPFSEGINLEPVAGWFDAGYWAVNKADNTAGTIQYATTQKRPAEPVSGAGDVAKIRFRAKALAVDTPVAIEKAEFSDRDSFLVGRPVVFTDPAAEITTTFSTDAGLDLDIIRLDASTVQLQWPKPAVNSGIEGYVLHKSKLPYFELGEADFEITTGFDETGDPITYDDEVLGDVIDNWFYALQLTCENDFASPLSWQVGKFEFELFETPTTDFSMIGLIFDNPNLVKAQDLGNHIENNLYTGSVDVLTISTWNPVAQTFTSYVYTTIAPGFDIFSKQAYRVEIDIDGVTSGSVIWAQVGKLPEITPDTYTLYQTATTDFNWILQPLDMVSITNTTQLAEAIEASASGEVEVLSIALWNPVAQSLTSYIRPHSSTTRFGYPYRVEVKIKDGHSVVWPVD